The following proteins are co-located in the Sphingobacteriia bacterium genome:
- the rpoN gene encoding RNA polymerase factor sigma-54 yields MPNLEQKQVQKVSQSLSITQSMQTSLKVLQFSNIELREFLSSELANNPFLQEDNEDENEKNDTSPQQNLVTERLGYIPTSGEFDIENIPAYEKTLKEHIIEQIYINFHSEKEKIIAFNLADYIDDSGYIKEEILINIRALGFKNTEINTIFSKLQTFDPPGVFARNLQECLKIQLKDQKLYNNNYEIILNNLELVAKGEITKLSKLTSLDPKKVMEYIGNIKKLNPKPGANFSSEPTLVVGPDVFMNKNLKGEWVVELNNSYLPKILINRKYYNLIKTNFSDKQEYKTFTDYYHNANALIQALDQRARTLLKVASQIVINQISFFEYGITSLKPMSIRLLAEQVGLHESTISRVCANKFILTPFGLLPFKFFFSKAIENNETGKEYSNKMISNLIKEIINNEAQDNILSDDDIVEILSKRKIKIARRTVAKYRNILHIPSSHERKQNLAKNKLQAKLK; encoded by the coding sequence ATGCCAAATTTAGAGCAAAAACAGGTACAAAAAGTTTCACAATCATTGAGTATAACTCAATCGATGCAAACCTCTTTGAAGGTTTTACAATTTTCTAATATTGAATTACGTGAATTTTTATCTTCTGAACTCGCTAATAATCCATTTTTACAGGAAGATAATGAGGATGAAAATGAAAAAAATGATACCTCTCCCCAGCAAAACCTTGTTACAGAAAGATTAGGATATATTCCTACATCAGGGGAGTTTGATATTGAAAATATTCCTGCTTATGAAAAAACTTTAAAAGAGCATATTATTGAACAAATCTATATTAATTTTCATAGCGAAAAAGAAAAAATTATTGCTTTTAATTTAGCAGATTATATTGATGATAGTGGTTACATTAAAGAAGAAATTCTTATTAATATTAGAGCTTTAGGATTTAAAAATACTGAAATTAATACAATATTTTCTAAGCTTCAAACATTTGATCCGCCTGGAGTTTTTGCACGAAACTTACAAGAATGTTTAAAAATTCAATTGAAGGATCAAAAACTTTATAATAACAATTATGAAATAATATTAAACAATTTAGAACTAGTAGCAAAAGGTGAGATTACAAAACTTTCTAAACTAACATCGTTAGATCCAAAGAAGGTAATGGAATACATAGGAAATATTAAAAAACTTAATCCTAAACCAGGAGCAAATTTTAGCTCTGAACCTACTCTTGTAGTGGGTCCTGATGTATTTATGAATAAAAACCTTAAAGGTGAATGGGTAGTGGAACTTAATAATAGTTACTTACCTAAAATTCTTATAAATAGAAAATATTATAATTTAATTAAAACAAATTTTAGTGATAAGCAGGAATATAAAACTTTTACAGATTACTATCATAATGCTAATGCACTTATTCAAGCATTGGATCAGAGAGCAAGAACATTATTAAAAGTAGCTAGTCAAATTGTTATTAATCAAATTAGTTTTTTTGAGTATGGGATAACCAGTTTAAAACCTATGTCAATTAGATTACTTGCAGAGCAAGTTGGTTTGCATGAAAGTACTATCAGTAGAGTATGCGCTAATAAATTTATTTTAACTCCTTTCGGATTATTACCATTTAAATTTTTCTTTTCAAAAGCTATTGAAAATAATGAAACTGGAAAAGAATATTCTAATAAGATGATTAGTAATTTAATTAAGGAAATAATTAATAACGAAGCTCAAGATAATATTCTATCTGATGATGACATAGTAGAGATACTCTCAAAAAGAAAAATAAAAATTGCAAGAAGAACAGTTGCAAAGTACCGAAATATCTTACATATTCCATCTTCTCATGAAAGAAAACAAAATTTAGCAAAAAATAAATTGCAAGCAAAGCTTAAATAA
- the tolB gene encoding Tol-Pal system protein TolB: protein MKRWIVKLGFIISVFMSTQALAITKIEINRGNVDPMPIAIPDFTGNNFQEKELGNNMAQVIANDLESSGLFRAIPPNAFIEYIKDGKNTVPNFASWRQVNATALSIGAIEKNGNQIEVNFRLWDVYAGAQIAGRSYNTVDSNWRRIAHMIADEIYKRLTGEDGFFDSRIVYVAESGPGTKRIKRLAVMDYDGANHKFLTSGKNLVLTPRFSPAAHHILYMSYARKIPKVFIRDLETGRERLLGDFPGMSFAPRFSPDGKSVIMSIARNGNTQIHTLELATSQMKKLTEGNAINTSPCYTPDGQQIVFNSDRSGKPQLYIMSAWGGEAKRISFGNGRYATPVVSPRGDLVAFTKWGDGSGQFSIGVMRLDGSGERILARGYLVEGPTWSPNGRVIMYAKQESPSGRQIAPAKIYAIDLTGYNEREIPTPAEGSDPAWSNLLSLN, encoded by the coding sequence ATGAAAAGATGGATTGTTAAACTTGGTTTTATTATTAGCGTTTTCATGTCAACACAGGCACTCGCTATTACTAAAATTGAAATTAATCGTGGAAACGTTGATCCGATGCCGATAGCTATTCCTGATTTTACAGGGAATAATTTTCAAGAAAAAGAATTAGGTAATAACATGGCTCAAGTTATTGCTAATGATCTAGAAAGCTCAGGTTTATTTAGAGCAATTCCTCCTAATGCATTTATTGAATATATTAAAGATGGTAAAAATACTGTACCCAATTTTGCCTCTTGGAGACAAGTAAACGCAACTGCTTTAAGCATTGGTGCAATTGAAAAAAATGGCAACCAAATTGAAGTAAATTTTAGATTATGGGATGTATATGCAGGCGCTCAAATCGCTGGTAGATCATATAATACCGTTGATTCAAACTGGCGTCGTATAGCGCATATGATTGCTGATGAAATTTATAAACGCTTAACAGGTGAAGATGGTTTCTTTGATTCAAGAATTGTGTATGTTGCAGAAAGTGGTCCTGGTACAAAACGTATTAAACGTTTAGCTGTTATGGATTATGATGGTGCTAATCATAAATTCCTTACTAGTGGTAAAAATTTAGTTTTAACTCCTCGTTTTTCTCCTGCTGCACATCATATTCTTTACATGTCTTATGCAAGAAAAATTCCAAAAGTATTTATTCGTGATTTAGAAACAGGAAGAGAAAGGTTGCTTGGTGATTTCCCTGGAATGTCATTTGCACCTCGTTTTTCACCAGATGGAAAATCTGTAATCATGTCTATTGCACGTAATGGTAATACACAAATTCATACTTTAGAACTTGCTACATCCCAAATGAAGAAGCTAACAGAAGGGAATGCAATTAATACTTCTCCATGTTATACACCAGATGGACAACAAATTGTTTTCAATTCAGATAGAAGTGGTAAACCGCAACTTTACATTATGTCAGCATGGGGTGGAGAAGCTAAAAGAATTAGCTTTGGTAATGGCCGTTATGCAACTCCTGTAGTTTCACCACGTGGTGATTTAGTTGCTTTCACCAAATGGGGGGATGGTAGTGGGCAATTTTCTATAGGTGTCATGAGATTAGATGGAAGCGGCGAAAGAATTTTAGCACGTGGTTATTTAGTTGAAGGTCCTACTTGGTCACCTAATGGCAGAGTAATTATGTATGCTAAACAAGAGTCACCTAGTGGACGCCAAATTGCACCTGCTAAAATTTATGCAATTGATCTTACAGGTTATAATGAAAGAGAAATTCCAACACCTGCTGAAGGTTCGGATCCAGCATGGTCAAATTTACTTTCATTAAATTAA